Proteins from a genomic interval of uncultured Tateyamaria sp.:
- a CDS encoding division plane positioning ATPase MipZ → MAHIIVVGNEKGGAGKSTVSMHVATALARAGKKVSALDLDLRQRTFGRYVENRRSFLTSAELDLPSPDVHDLPEIDAHDLKPGENIYDHRLSAAVATLEPDNDFIIIDCPGSHTRLSQVAHSLADTLITPLNDSFVDFDLLARIDATGEKILGPSVYSEMVWNARQLRAQAGLKPIDWIVLRNRMGAQRMVNKEKMERAIKMLAQRIGFRIAPGFSERVIFRELFPRGLTLLDLKDIGVKQLNISNVAARQELRDLIKALNLPEVEIDF, encoded by the coding sequence ATGGCGCATATCATCGTTGTCGGCAACGAAAAGGGTGGGGCAGGCAAGTCTACCGTGTCGATGCATGTGGCCACGGCACTGGCCCGCGCAGGCAAGAAGGTCAGCGCGCTGGACCTGGACCTGCGGCAGCGGACCTTTGGTCGCTATGTTGAAAACCGGCGGTCCTTCCTGACCTCGGCCGAATTGGACCTGCCATCGCCGGATGTGCACGACCTGCCCGAGATCGACGCCCATGACCTGAAACCGGGCGAAAACATCTATGATCATCGGCTGAGCGCGGCAGTTGCCACGCTTGAGCCGGACAATGATTTCATCATCATCGACTGCCCCGGATCGCACACACGGCTCAGCCAGGTGGCGCATTCGCTGGCCGACACGTTGATCACGCCCCTGAATGACAGCTTTGTCGATTTCGACCTGCTGGCCCGGATCGATGCCACGGGCGAAAAGATCCTTGGCCCGTCCGTCTATTCCGAAATGGTCTGGAACGCGCGCCAGTTGCGCGCGCAGGCGGGCCTGAAACCCATCGACTGGATCGTGCTGCGCAACCGCATGGGTGCCCAACGCATGGTCAACAAGGAAAAGATGGAACGCGCAATCAAGATGCTGGCCCAGCGCATCGGCTTCCGCATTGCGCCGGGGTTTTCCGAGCGGGTGATCTTTCGCGAGCTGTTTCCGCGCGGCCTGACCCTGCTGGACCTCAAGGATATCGGGGTCAAGCAGCTCAACATCTCGAACGTGGCCGCACGCCAGGAACTGCGCGACCTGATCAAGGCGCTGAACCTGCCCGAGGTCGAAATCGACTTCTGA
- a CDS encoding antibiotic biosynthesis monooxygenase — protein sequence MPEISPDLFVQIVRFRVAHGQGDALMQAIFAHLEDWVRDCDGFVSGNFHISEDGRHVINYAQWRDKAAFDAFRHHPRQARPASRHCRASARTG from the coding sequence ATGCCCGAGATATCGCCCGACCTGTTTGTTCAAATCGTCCGGTTTCGCGTTGCCCACGGGCAAGGCGACGCGTTGATGCAGGCCATCTTTGCGCATCTGGAGGATTGGGTGCGCGACTGCGACGGCTTTGTGTCCGGCAACTTCCACATCTCGGAAGACGGCAGACACGTGATCAACTATGCGCAATGGCGCGACAAAGCCGCATTTGACGCGTTCCGACACCATCCCCGCCAGGCCCGACCTGCAAGCCGCCATTGCCGCGCAAGCGCCCGAACGGGCTGA
- a CDS encoding FAD-binding oxidoreductase, giving the protein MTSISGKTDIDWAAFAAALAPVETIAEPVLVKKRSRDFFWYSPILNAELKTCFGDLVARPRTPDDMAHVLATAHAHDAPIVLRGGGTGNYGQAVPMAGGLIIDTTAMNQVLEIGDGFVRAEAGTLMADINAALADSGQEMAMFPSTQDIATVGGFVAGGSAGIGSIANGALRDPGNLIALTAMTVEAAPQARVFEGTDTLHIHHAWGLNGVITDVTLRTVPKRDWVGCMATFDSYERAYGTGHAIAQADTIAAKLVTTVDARICAYFPRLDGHIRKDKHLLVSMIPAEDQAAFQSLIAGHDGHVDLMLTEAKRQEMGLPHVFDFSYNHTTLQVLKADRSATYQQVGCPIPPDPQAIAALRPKLGDDVWMHHEFARVGGDIVTFDLPIIWFSTPERLAQINATYEANGFPVYDAHTWNVEGGGLRADYTHLAWKKRMDPKGLLNSPKSRFWNDVKDLTPDQIEAMGDA; this is encoded by the coding sequence ATGACATCGATTTCCGGCAAGACCGACATCGACTGGGCCGCCTTTGCCGCAGCACTTGCCCCGGTCGAGACCATCGCCGAACCCGTTCTGGTCAAGAAACGCAGCCGCGACTTCTTCTGGTATTCGCCCATACTGAACGCGGAACTGAAAACATGCTTTGGGGATCTGGTGGCACGCCCCAGGACACCCGACGACATGGCCCATGTGCTGGCCACGGCCCATGCCCATGATGCGCCCATCGTCTTGCGCGGCGGCGGGACCGGCAATTACGGCCAGGCCGTGCCCATGGCGGGTGGGTTGATCATCGACACCACCGCGATGAACCAGGTGCTTGAGATCGGCGACGGGTTTGTCCGGGCCGAGGCCGGCACCCTGATGGCCGACATCAACGCGGCGCTGGCCGACAGCGGACAGGAAATGGCGATGTTCCCCTCGACGCAGGACATCGCGACAGTTGGCGGCTTTGTCGCTGGCGGCAGCGCGGGCATCGGGTCCATCGCCAATGGCGCGCTGCGTGACCCGGGCAACCTGATCGCGCTGACCGCCATGACGGTCGAGGCAGCGCCACAGGCACGTGTGTTCGAAGGCACGGACACGCTGCACATCCACCACGCCTGGGGTTTGAACGGGGTGATCACCGACGTCACGCTGCGCACCGTTCCCAAACGCGATTGGGTCGGCTGCATGGCGACCTTCGACAGCTATGAACGCGCCTATGGCACCGGCCATGCCATCGCACAGGCAGACACCATCGCCGCCAAGCTGGTCACCACGGTGGACGCCCGTATCTGCGCCTATTTCCCCAGGCTTGACGGGCATATCCGCAAGGACAAGCACCTTCTGGTGTCGATGATCCCGGCCGAGGATCAGGCGGCGTTCCAATCCCTGATCGCAGGCCACGACGGCCATGTGGACCTGATGCTGACCGAGGCCAAACGGCAAGAGATGGGCCTGCCGCACGTGTTCGACTTCAGCTATAACCACACCACGTTGCAGGTGCTGAAGGCAGACCGTTCGGCCACGTATCAACAGGTGGGGTGCCCCATACCGCCCGACCCGCAGGCCATCGCCGCGCTGCGCCCCAAGCTGGGCGATGATGTGTGGATGCACCACGAATTCGCACGTGTGGGCGGCGACATCGTGACCTTCGATTTGCCGATCATCTGGTTTTCGACGCCCGAGCGGCTGGCCCAGATCAACGCGACCTACGAGGCGAACGGCTTTCCCGTCTACGATGCCCATACCTGGAATGTCGAAGGCGGCGGGCTCAGGGCCGACTATACCCACCTGGCGTGGAAAAAGCGCATGGACCCCAAGGGATTGCTCAACAGTCCGAAGTCGCGGTTCTGGAACGACGTAAAGGACCTGACCCCGGACCAGATCGAAGCGATGGGAGACGCATGA
- the fahA gene encoding fumarylacetoacetase — translation MPLNPSWVTSANSADTDFPLNNLPYGVFSTDRLDARCGVAIGDMILDMHQAEEQGIVDLTDAPLFELPFWNEVMEEGPAVWTALRNRLTDLLAKGSRDQALVAPLLVPMADATLHMPLVVSEFTDFYAGRHHATNVGTMFRGAENALPPNWLHIPIGYNGRASSVVVSGTDIRRPWGQLKSADHDTPAFLPSRRFDMELEMGAIVGMASDGPLTVDEADAAIFGYVLLNDWSARDIQAWEYQPLGPFQAKATATSISPWIVTKAALEPFRTDTPPREVALLDHLKDTGPMVYDIALGADLAPAGGTATSITRTNHKELYYSAAQQLAHHSTSGCPMNVADLLGSGTISGATRAERGSLLELSWGGKDPLTLDTGETRTFLEDGDTLTLTGHAQGDGYRIGFGTCTGTVLPALENPYAR, via the coding sequence ATGCCCCTGAACCCATCCTGGGTCACCAGCGCCAACAGCGCAGACACCGATTTCCCCCTCAACAACCTGCCCTACGGCGTGTTTTCGACCGACAGGCTGGACGCACGCTGTGGCGTTGCGATCGGCGACATGATCCTCGACATGCACCAGGCCGAAGAGCAGGGGATTGTCGATCTGACGGATGCACCGCTGTTCGAATTGCCCTTCTGGAACGAGGTGATGGAGGAAGGACCCGCCGTCTGGACCGCCCTGCGCAACCGGCTGACCGACCTGCTGGCCAAAGGGTCAAGGGACCAGGCGCTGGTCGCCCCGCTGCTGGTGCCCATGGCAGACGCCACGTTGCACATGCCGCTTGTCGTGTCCGAATTCACCGACTTCTACGCGGGCCGCCACCACGCCACAAACGTGGGCACCATGTTTCGCGGCGCCGAGAACGCGCTGCCGCCGAATTGGCTGCACATCCCGATCGGATATAACGGGCGCGCCTCGTCCGTGGTGGTGTCGGGCACGGATATCCGCCGCCCCTGGGGGCAACTCAAGTCCGCGGACCACGACACGCCCGCCTTCCTGCCGTCGCGCCGCTTCGACATGGAGCTTGAGATGGGCGCGATCGTCGGCATGGCGTCCGACGGCCCACTGACCGTGGACGAGGCGGACGCGGCGATCTTTGGCTACGTGCTGCTGAATGATTGGTCTGCGCGCGACATCCAGGCGTGGGAATACCAGCCGCTCGGTCCCTTCCAGGCCAAGGCGACGGCCACCTCGATCAGCCCCTGGATCGTGACCAAGGCAGCGCTGGAGCCGTTCCGCACAGACACCCCGCCCCGCGAGGTCGCCTTGCTGGACCACCTCAAGGACACCGGCCCGATGGTCTATGACATCGCGCTTGGTGCCGACCTGGCCCCTGCGGGCGGGACGGCGACATCGATCACGCGGACAAACCACAAGGAACTCTACTATTCCGCCGCCCAGCAACTGGCGCATCACAGCACGTCGGGCTGCCCGATGAATGTGGCCGATCTCCTGGGCTCGGGCACGATCTCGGGCGCAACCAGGGCAGAACGCGGCAGCCTGCTGGAGCTCAGCTGGGGCGGGAAAGACCCCCTGACCCTCGACACCGGCGAAACCCGTACCTTCCTGGAAGACGGCGACACGCTGACGCTGACGGGCCATGCGCAGGGGGATGGCTACAGGATCGGCTTTGGCACGTGCACAGGGACAGTGTTGCCTGCCTTGGAAAATCCCTACGCGCGCTAG
- a CDS encoding RidA family protein, producing the protein MKSLAPASIAPPFARYSHGVEVPAGWRMVRVSGQLGLAADGSVPAGTRDQADICFANIAAILAEAAMGPADVCHVSAYVTDRAHMADYMAARDAFLADRDVLPSSTLMIVSGFTRPEFTVEVEVWAAAP; encoded by the coding sequence ATGAAATCTCTTGCGCCCGCCTCGATTGCCCCGCCCTTTGCCCGCTATTCCCACGGGGTCGAGGTGCCCGCCGGGTGGCGCATGGTGCGCGTGTCGGGCCAGTTGGGCCTGGCCGCCGACGGGTCTGTCCCCGCGGGGACACGCGATCAGGCCGACATCTGTTTTGCCAATATTGCCGCCATCCTGGCCGAGGCCGCGATGGGGCCGGCCGATGTCTGCCATGTCAGCGCCTATGTCACGGACCGGGCGCATATGGCGGACTACATGGCCGCGCGCGACGCGTTTCTGGCGGACCGGGATGTGCTGCCCAGTTCGACCCTGATGATCGTGTCGGGCTTTACCCGCCCCGAATTCACGGTCGAGGTCGAAGTGTGGGCCGCCGCCCCCTAG
- a CDS encoding MarR family winged helix-turn-helix transcriptional regulator — protein MTRPREFDVRQFLPYLLNQAAEASSLEFQKVYKDKYGMLRNEWRVLFHLAIYGHMTASDIGARAQMHKTKISRAVHRLAERRYITRTRSETDRRVEVLALTPTGQKVYEDLKSTAAEYDAALTDGMTDTQLATLRTLLERLALRL, from the coding sequence ATGACACGGCCAAGAGAATTCGATGTCCGTCAGTTCCTGCCCTATCTGCTGAACCAGGCGGCCGAGGCGTCGAGCCTGGAGTTCCAGAAGGTCTACAAGGACAAGTACGGGATGTTGCGCAACGAATGGCGGGTGCTGTTCCACTTGGCCATTTACGGACACATGACGGCCAGTGACATCGGCGCACGGGCCCAGATGCACAAGACCAAGATCAGTCGCGCGGTGCACCGGTTGGCCGAGCGGCGCTACATCACGCGGACCAGGTCCGAAACGGATCGGCGGGTGGAAGTCCTTGCCCTGACACCCACGGGACAGAAAGTGTACGAGGATCTCAAGTCCACCGCGGCGGAGTATGATGCCGCGCTGACGGACGGGATGACCGACACCCAGCTTGCCACATTGCGCACCCTGCTGGAACGACTCGCCCTCAGGCTGTGA
- a CDS encoding TauD/TfdA family dioxygenase translates to MMHTTPLTNRFGVDVHDIDLSVIDAAGYAALRALFEDHSALLFRKQTLDDAAHIRLARFFGPIEDRLADERAEDEDFTVPQVSNVRADGTTTGDMDLHTLNLKSNMLWHADSTFLPVPALTNILMARVVTQTGGHTELASSRAGWADMPETLKAQVRDTGFWHRYAHSRARISPDLAKLPMFHKWPDQLWRAVWRNPVNGAEALYIASHAYAVAGMDPEKGAALIDELTAFVTQPDYVYSHKWQVGDVLIWDQRAVLHRGTAWNHKEPRVLSSICVSATPDDGVDAMRLIV, encoded by the coding sequence ATGATGCACACCACACCGCTCACCAACCGTTTCGGCGTCGACGTGCATGATATCGATCTCAGCGTGATTGATGCGGCGGGCTATGCCGCACTCCGCGCGCTGTTCGAGGACCACTCCGCCCTCCTTTTCCGCAAACAGACACTCGACGACGCGGCCCATATCCGGCTTGCCCGGTTCTTTGGCCCGATCGAAGACCGCCTCGCGGACGAGCGCGCGGAGGACGAGGATTTCACCGTGCCGCAAGTCAGCAATGTGCGCGCGGATGGAACCACCACCGGCGACATGGACCTGCATACGCTCAACCTCAAATCCAACATGCTCTGGCATGCAGACAGCACCTTCCTGCCGGTGCCTGCGCTTACCAACATCCTGATGGCGCGGGTCGTCACCCAAACCGGCGGCCACACGGAACTGGCGTCGTCGCGGGCGGGCTGGGCCGACATGCCCGAGACTTTGAAGGCCCAGGTGCGCGACACCGGGTTCTGGCACCGCTATGCGCATTCGCGCGCCCGGATCAGCCCGGATCTGGCAAAGCTGCCGATGTTTCACAAATGGCCCGACCAACTGTGGCGCGCGGTCTGGCGCAACCCGGTGAACGGGGCCGAGGCGCTTTATATTGCAAGCCATGCCTATGCGGTGGCCGGGATGGACCCCGAAAAAGGGGCGGCCCTGATCGACGAACTGACCGCATTCGTGACGCAGCCTGACTATGTCTATTCCCATAAATGGCAGGTCGGAGACGTGCTGATCTGGGATCAAAGGGCGGTTTTGCACCGGGGAACGGCGTGGAATCACAAAGAACCGCGTGTTTTGTCTAGTATTTGTGTATCTGCAACCCCGGATGACGGGGTTGACGCCATGCGCCTGATCGTTTGA
- a CDS encoding amidohydrolase family protein: protein MDVLAPLSLVAAPARFGGTVQGDCLRGQPVIRNGALVALDPPTGGDAQVILPRLIEPHCHLDKCHTITRLGQVGGDLHHAIASQYADKVHWDAQDIETRARQGLAEAQVNGCAHIRSHVDWGDTAAPPLAWSVLTELAQDHPGLQLAALIGIEQWADPGFADAVGATLARTGGVAGAFVHGHDGAPDGVRAMFDTANRHGLMLDFHVDEGLGDLSGLEMIADIALATGCDRPILCGHCVSLMDRGPDAVERIADKLVQARIAVCALPVTNLYLQGRGTGTPDRRGITRMRELRAAGVPVIVGSDNVADAFCPIGAHDPRAALGLACLTAHLDPPLGDWLPAITTDAARAIGVAPTPLDGAAIKDVMICDAAHTADLISGRAPLRPATETLT from the coding sequence ATGGATGTGCTTGCGCCCCTGTCGCTGGTGGCTGCACCGGCCCGGTTCGGCGGCACGGTGCAGGGCGACTGCCTGCGCGGCCAACCCGTCATTCGGAACGGTGCGCTGGTCGCGCTGGACCCACCGACGGGCGGTGACGCACAGGTGATCCTGCCCCGGTTGATCGAGCCGCATTGCCATCTGGACAAGTGCCACACCATCACCCGGCTGGGCCAGGTGGGCGGCGATCTGCACCACGCCATTGCCAGCCAGTACGCCGACAAGGTGCATTGGGACGCGCAAGACATCGAAACCCGCGCCCGCCAGGGGTTGGCCGAGGCGCAAGTCAATGGCTGCGCCCATATCCGCAGCCATGTGGATTGGGGCGATACTGCCGCCCCGCCGCTGGCGTGGTCCGTCCTGACCGAACTGGCGCAGGACCATCCGGGGCTGCAACTGGCCGCGCTGATCGGGATCGAACAATGGGCCGACCCCGGCTTTGCCGATGCGGTGGGCGCCACGTTGGCCCGGACCGGCGGGGTCGCGGGTGCCTTTGTGCATGGTCACGACGGCGCGCCGGATGGGGTGCGCGCAATGTTTGATACCGCAAACCGCCATGGCCTCATGCTGGATTTCCACGTTGACGAGGGGCTGGGCGATCTGTCCGGGTTGGAGATGATTGCCGACATCGCGCTGGCGACCGGCTGTGACCGGCCCATCCTGTGCGGGCATTGCGTCAGCCTGATGGATCGCGGCCCCGACGCCGTAGAGCGCATCGCGGACAAGCTGGTTCAGGCCCGCATTGCGGTCTGCGCCTTGCCCGTCACGAACCTGTACCTGCAAGGGCGCGGCACCGGCACACCTGACCGGCGCGGTATCACCCGGATGCGTGAATTGCGCGCGGCAGGCGTGCCCGTGATTGTCGGGTCCGACAACGTCGCAGATGCGTTTTGCCCCATCGGCGCGCATGATCCGCGCGCGGCCCTCGGATTGGCCTGCCTGACGGCACATCTGGATCCGCCCCTCGGGGACTGGTTGCCCGCCATCACAACAGACGCGGCGCGGGCGATTGGCGTGGCCCCCACCCCTCTGGACGGGGCCGCCATCAAGGACGTGATGATCTGCGACGCCGCGCACACGGCTGACCTGATATCCGGGCGCGCGCCGCTGCGCCCCGCGACGGAGACACTGACATGA
- the eda gene encoding bifunctional 4-hydroxy-2-oxoglutarate aldolase/2-dehydro-3-deoxy-phosphogluconate aldolase has product MLTAKAAAVRAREICDLAPIVPVLVVDDVAHAVPLAEALVAGGLPALEVTLRTPAALEVIAAMSKVTGGVVGAGTLVTPDDVKAAKEAGAQFGVSPGATEALIAACEAEDLPLLPGAATASEAMALFERGYDMLKFFPAEASGGAPALKAIGAPLPQISFCPTGGVSMGNAASYLSLPNVVCAGGSWVAPKDKVQAGDWAGIENLAREAAALAR; this is encoded by the coding sequence ATGCTGACCGCCAAAGCCGCCGCCGTGCGCGCCCGTGAAATCTGTGACCTCGCGCCGATTGTGCCTGTGCTGGTGGTAGATGACGTGGCCCATGCCGTTCCTCTGGCCGAGGCGCTGGTGGCCGGGGGGCTGCCCGCGCTTGAAGTGACATTGCGCACGCCCGCCGCGCTCGAGGTGATCGCGGCCATGTCCAAGGTGACAGGCGGGGTTGTCGGGGCAGGCACGCTTGTGACGCCCGATGATGTCAAAGCCGCCAAGGAGGCCGGCGCACAATTTGGCGTATCGCCCGGCGCGACCGAGGCGTTGATCGCAGCCTGCGAGGCCGAGGACTTGCCCCTTCTGCCGGGCGCGGCCACCGCGTCCGAAGCAATGGCGCTCTTTGAACGCGGGTATGACATGCTCAAGTTCTTTCCCGCCGAAGCCTCTGGCGGCGCGCCTGCCCTCAAGGCCATTGGCGCACCCTTGCCGCAGATTTCGTTCTGCCCCACGGGCGGGGTAAGCATGGGCAACGCGGCAAGCTACCTGAGCCTGCCCAATGTCGTCTGCGCCGGTGGCAGTTGGGTTGCACCCAAGGACAAGGTGCAGGCCGGGGACTGGGCCGGGATCGAAAACCTGGCCAGGGAGGCCGCAGCACTGGCGCGCTGA
- a CDS encoding glutamine amidotransferase, which yields MDKRVLCLRHGDGPMDDRITTWCGANQVRCDARRAWQGQDVGQITDDVIGVVVYGGNYNAYDSKLHPFLNEEYRIIDAALKADIPLMGICQGAQMIAHHMGAWAGAPAHGTHEFGWYEVAPTPDAGDFLTAPMHFAQAHFHTFDLPAGATHLARSPLFENQAYRVGDRVVGVQFHPEQTITGFMRWQDRAEGWGRWSEPGVQDRATQTRLMLDHDAAQGAWMRDFLDRFLGPAT from the coding sequence ATGGACAAGCGTGTCTTGTGCCTGCGCCACGGCGATGGCCCCATGGACGATCGGATCACCACCTGGTGCGGTGCCAATCAGGTACGCTGCGACGCGCGCCGTGCGTGGCAGGGCCAGGACGTGGGGCAGATCACCGACGATGTGATCGGCGTCGTGGTCTATGGCGGCAACTACAATGCCTATGACAGCAAGCTGCATCCGTTTCTGAACGAGGAATACAGGATCATCGATGCCGCCCTGAAGGCCGATATCCCGCTGATGGGCATCTGCCAGGGCGCACAGATGATCGCCCATCACATGGGGGCATGGGCCGGGGCACCCGCACATGGCACGCATGAATTCGGCTGGTACGAGGTCGCACCGACACCGGATGCCGGCGATTTTCTGACCGCGCCCATGCATTTTGCGCAGGCGCATTTCCACACCTTCGACCTGCCCGCCGGCGCCACGCATCTGGCCCGCAGCCCGTTGTTTGAGAACCAGGCGTATCGTGTCGGCGACAGGGTCGTCGGCGTGCAGTTTCACCCCGAACAGACCATCACCGGCTTCATGCGCTGGCAGGACCGTGCAGAGGGTTGGGGCCGCTGGTCGGAACCGGGCGTGCAGGACCGTGCCACGCAAACGCGCCTGATGCTGGATCACGATGCCGCCCAAGGGGCGTGGATGCGCGATTTCCTGGACCGGTTCCTGGGGCCCGCCACCTGA
- the edd gene encoding phosphogluconate dehydratase yields the protein MPLHPTLERVTERVIERSARSRRRYLDRMAAAKSQGPARAHLSCSGQAHAFAAAGPDQDRLAEASNGNLGIVTAYNDMLSAHQPFETYPTLIRDAIRAAGGTAQVAGGVPAMCDGVTQGEAGMELSLFSRDVIAMATGVALSHNVFDAAVFLGVCDKIVPGLIIAAQSFGHMPAVFLPAGPMTSGLSNDDKAKVRQRFAAGEATREELLASEMAAYHGPGTCTFYGTANTNQMLMEFMGLHLPGSSFVNPNTPLREALTVEGAKRALSLSALGNNYTPVCNILDEKAFVNGIVGLNATGGSTNLLIHLIAMARAGGIVLDWEDFCDLSEVTPLIARVYPNGLADVNHFHAAGGLGFMIGELLKAGLLHDDTQTVAGEGLENYTQEPKLIDGDLTWTPGAGTSLNDKIVRPVSDPFQDTGGLSRLVGNLGTGVMKVSAVAPEHRVVEAPARVFHDQEQVKSAFKAGAFAEGDFVIVVRFQGPKANGMPELHSLTPMLGIMQGRGQKVALVTDGRMSGASGRVPSAIHVCPEALDGGVIAQVQDGDVIRVDAVTGQLEVLTDGVLDRPHATADLSDNHWGVGRDMFHAFRNTVGSANTGATVFGDF from the coding sequence ATGCCTCTGCACCCGACATTGGAACGCGTGACCGAACGTGTGATCGAACGCAGCGCGCGGTCGCGCCGCCGCTATCTGGACCGCATGGCCGCGGCAAAATCCCAAGGCCCGGCACGGGCGCACCTGTCGTGCAGCGGGCAGGCCCATGCCTTTGCCGCCGCCGGCCCGGATCAGGACCGGTTGGCCGAGGCCAGCAATGGCAACCTCGGGATCGTGACGGCCTATAACGACATGCTGTCGGCGCACCAGCCGTTCGAGACCTACCCGACCCTCATCCGCGATGCGATCCGCGCGGCAGGCGGCACGGCGCAGGTCGCGGGCGGCGTGCCCGCGATGTGCGATGGTGTGACCCAGGGCGAGGCAGGCATGGAACTCAGCCTGTTTTCACGCGACGTGATTGCGATGGCGACCGGCGTGGCACTGTCCCACAACGTCTTTGACGCCGCCGTTTTCCTGGGTGTCTGCGACAAGATCGTGCCGGGCCTGATCATCGCGGCACAATCCTTTGGTCACATGCCAGCGGTATTCCTGCCCGCAGGTCCGATGACCTCGGGCCTGTCCAACGATGACAAGGCGAAGGTGCGGCAGCGGTTCGCAGCGGGCGAGGCGACACGCGAAGAGCTTCTGGCGTCGGAGATGGCGGCCTACCACGGCCCCGGCACCTGCACCTTTTACGGGACGGCCAACACCAACCAGATGCTGATGGAGTTCATGGGCCTGCACCTGCCCGGATCGTCCTTCGTGAACCCGAACACACCCTTGCGCGAGGCGCTGACGGTCGAAGGGGCCAAACGGGCCCTGTCGCTGTCGGCGCTGGGCAACAACTATACCCCCGTCTGCAACATCCTGGATGAAAAGGCGTTCGTGAATGGCATCGTGGGGCTGAACGCGACGGGCGGCTCGACCAACCTGTTGATCCACCTGATCGCGATGGCGCGGGCAGGCGGCATCGTGCTGGATTGGGAGGATTTCTGTGACCTGTCCGAAGTGACGCCGCTGATCGCGCGGGTCTACCCCAATGGTCTGGCGGATGTGAACCACTTCCACGCGGCAGGGGGGCTTGGCTTCATGATCGGCGAATTGCTCAAGGCCGGTTTGCTGCACGACGATACGCAAACGGTCGCGGGCGAGGGGCTCGAGAACTACACCCAGGAACCCAAGCTGATTGACGGGGACCTGACCTGGACACCCGGTGCGGGCACCAGCCTGAACGACAAGATCGTGCGCCCGGTCTCGGACCCGTTCCAGGACACCGGAGGTCTGAGCCGCCTGGTCGGCAACCTTGGCACCGGCGTGATGAAGGTGTCGGCCGTGGCGCCCGAACACCGCGTGGTCGAGGCCCCGGCGCGGGTGTTCCATGATCAGGAGCAGGTGAAATCCGCCTTCAAGGCCGGCGCGTTCGCGGAAGGCGATTTCGTTATCGTCGTTCGGTTCCAGGGTCCCAAGGCCAACGGCATGCCCGAACTGCACAGTCTTACGCCCATGCTGGGTATCATGCAGGGACGCGGCCAGAAGGTGGCGCTGGTCACCGACGGGCGCATGTCGGGCGCGTCGGGCCGGGTGCCCTCGGCCATTCATGTCTGCCCCGAAGCGCTGGATGGCGGCGTGATCGCGCAGGTGCAGGACGGCGACGTGATCCGCGTCGACGCGGTCACGGGGCAACTCGAGGTGCTGACCGACGGGGTGCTTGACCGCCCGCACGCCACGGCCGATCTTTCGGACAATCATTGGGGGGTGGGCCGCGACATGTTCCACGCCTTCCGCAATACAGTTGGGTCCGCCAATACCGGCGCGACCGTGTTTGGAGATTTTTGA